One Xiphophorus maculatus strain JP 163 A chromosome 9, X_maculatus-5.0-male, whole genome shotgun sequence DNA segment encodes these proteins:
- the cldn34 gene encoding claudin-34, which translates to MIYLAHTAHRQFLGFVLGFLAWLFIVTTTGINEWRLWYVDDVSVVTSGVAWVGIWRACFYSHVLPEAEYCRSIGVSDSFAPAEIPSAQVLMMLAVITGLLGNVSAAVAVRFAYFSVEDRRNMRLSFAMAGALYSVTAVLSLVPLVWNMTAVLNNSTIDFPPEFNLPVAPVRQSVGAAIGMGMLASILMLISGVIFFCYRHSSQTADPLNGHWTVPTLPKKSELPSGDRQAMDNPGFYSEERL; encoded by the coding sequence ATGATCTACCTGGCTCACACAGCTCACCGCCAGTTCCTGGGTTTTGTGTTGGGCTTCCTGGCCTGGCTCTTCATCGTGACGACCACCGGCATCAACGAGTGGCGGCTCTGGTACGTGGACGACGTGTCCGTCGTCACGTCGGGCGTGGCCTGGGTGGGGATCTGGAGGGCGTGCTTTTACAGCCACGTCCTCCCAGAGGCCGAGTACTGTCGCAGCATCGGCGTCTCGGACAGCTTCGCCCCTGCCGAGATCCCCTCGGCTCAGGTCCTGATGATGCTGGCGGTGATCACCGGCCTGCTGGGGAACGTCAGCGCGGCGGTGGCCGTGAGGTTCGCCTACTTCTCGGTGGAAGACCGCAGGAACATGAGGCTGAGCTTCGCGATGGCCGGGGCTCTGTACTCGGTCACGGCGGTGTTGTCCTTGGTGCCTCTGGTGTGGAACATGACCGCCGTTCTGAACAACAGCACCATAGACTTTCCTCCGGAGTTCAACCTGCCTGTTGCTCCGGTCCGGCAGAGTGTGGGAGCAGCCATCGGGATGGGAATGCTTGCTTCCATCCTGATGCTTATAAGCGGAGTGATTTTCTTCTGCTACAGGCATTCATCGCAAACCGCGGACCCGCTCAACGGCCACTGGACGGTACCAACACTGCCGAAGAAGTCTGAGCTGCCCAGCGGTGACCGTCAAGCGATGGATAACCCGGGGTTCTACAGTGAAGAAAGATTGTGA
- the LOC102216765 gene encoding putative claudin-24, translating into MDLLNVEAGEARRRMDSPACILELLGLLVYVGAWLCALGSTILPQWLTKSTSLLPTESYGLGLWETCVVQDIGGMECRSYDSLLGLSSDLKLARISMCTALAVGLLGIVVAVPGLHLINSCKDYKGHRTKRTLTIIGGVLGMMSGVLCLVPVSYVAHLAVMHFFDEKVPEVVPRWEFGDALFCGWAAGFLLVVAGLIMVTSTWCSQAEHHPAPQRRCRAKRDRDLRKRSEYV; encoded by the coding sequence ATGGATCTCTTGAACGTTGAGGCAGGAGAGGCAAGGAGACGCATGGACTCACCTGCCTGCATCTTGGAACTGCTGGGGCTGCTGGTCTACGTCGGGGCATGGCTCTGTGCTCTGGGCAGCACCATCCTGCCGCAGTGGCTGACCAAGTCCACCTCTCTACTGCCCACCGAGAGCTACGGCTTGGGACTGTGGGAGACCTGCGTGGTCCAGGACATCGGCGGCATGGAGTGCAGGTCTTACGACAGCCTGCTGGGTCTTTCCAGCGACCTCAAACTGGCCCGCATCTCGATGTGCACTGCCCTCGCCGTGGGCCTGCTGGGAATCGTGGTCGCTGTACCCGGGCTCCACCTGATCAACAGCTGCAAAGACTACAAAGGCCACCGAACCAAGAGGACTCTGACCATCATCGGAGGGGTGCTGGGGATGATGTCCGGGGTGCTCTGTCTGGTCCCCGTGTCCTACGTCGCCCATTTGGCTGTGATGCATTTCTTTGACGAGAAGGTTCCCGAGGTGGTGCCTCGATGGGAGTTCGGAGACGCCCTGTTCTGCGGCTGGGCAGCAGGGTTCCTCCTCGTGGTGGCCGGGCTGATTATGGTGACCTCCACCTGGTGCTCCCAGGCGGAGCACCACCCTGCACCACAGAGGAGGTGCCGCGCCAAGAGAGACCGTGACCTCAGAAAACGCTCCGAGTACGTTTAA